One Streptococcus sp. VT 162 genomic window, ATATTCTCCAACCGAAAATATTCTTAAAGAAATTGAAGAAGAAACCGGTTTTACAGCAAAAGCTGAAAGGTTACTTGCAGTTTTTGACACCAATCGTTTCCAACTACAGAGCAAACAATATGCAAAGTTTGTCTTTGAATGTAAGCTTCTTGATGGACAATTTCAAGAGAATCAAGAAATTGCTGAGCTTCAATTTTTTGCCATTGACCAATTGCCAGTCTTATCTGAAAAACGCATCACCAAGGAGCAAATGGAGATTCTTTGGAAAGTTTATAAAGGACAAAGAGACCAATATGTTGATTAGTTTATGCTAGAGAAGTTGACAAATCAAAAAAGGGTATCTGCAAGGTGCATTTCTGCAATACAAATGATATAATAGGTTGCGAATTTAAGATGCAAGTATTCTATGCATGGCATAGAATCAAGTTTTTTCAAAAAATTTAAAAGCTGGGGGGAGAGAATTTTTTTTACTGCCTCTAGCTAGATGAACGAGGAATAGAATATGAATTTGTGGGATAAATTATTTACCACACAGATATCAGAACCGCCCCAGTTTGAACTCCACTGGTACATTGGTTTGTTATGTTTATTGGCTCTTACTTTCTATGCTTCTTATCGTTTTCGCGACAAAGTTGCTTACCAGCGTTTTATTCAGATTCTTCAGTCTGTTCAACTGATTGTTCTGTATAGCTGGTATTGGGGCAATTTCATGCCTCTGTCAGAAAGTTTGCCCTTCTATCATTGCCGTATCGCCATGTTTGTGATGCTCTTGATTCCAGGGACATCCAAGTACAAACAATACTTTGCCCTTTTAGGAACTTTTGGAGCAACAGCGGCACTGGCTTACCCACTCTTTGATCCCTACCCATTTCCACACGTGACCATTTTGTCCTTCATTATCGGACATGTTGCCC contains:
- a CDS encoding membrane protein, with amino-acid sequence MNLWDKLFTTQISEPPQFELHWYIGLLCLLALTFYASYRFRDKVAYQRFIQILQSVQLIVLYSWYWGNFMPLSESLPFYHCRIAMFVMLLIPGTSKYKQYFALLGTFGATAALAYPLFDPYPFPHVTILSFIIGHVALLGNALLYLFRNYQPSLLDLKNVVVITFALNGLIWVVNLVVGGDYGFLSKPPLVGSFGQPLNYLIVSTVIVIAIRLTGKLVENFLQQKSEEFIQEKI